In Thiospirochaeta perfilievii, a single window of DNA contains:
- a CDS encoding MFS transporter codes for MKINKKILSWSLYDWANSAFATTVLAGFFPTFFRSYWSTGDSVDTTFYLGLASSISSLVVAVLAPFLGAIADKTSTKRKFLLFFSFIGIIMTGSLSLIQSGNWPMALMFFILASIGWSGGNLFYDSLIIGVAEQDEKMCDDVSALGFSLGYIGGGLLFLINVLMFKFPESFGFPNGIVAVKASFLSVAIWWAIFSIPLFIFVKEPKVDKKLSILGAIKAGLSQLKTTFKEIQKLKVVFTFLLAYFFYIDGVDTIIKMSVNYGASLGFKSESLIVALLITQFIAFPAVLIFNMIGRKVGVKNSLYGAIFAYSLITIAGLFMQNETHFYILAIFIGLFQGGVQAASRSYFTRLIPKDKAGEFFGFYNMLGKSAAILGPFLVAIVTKLTGSNRVGMISILLLFILGFIFLKRVNTEKGKELAQIL; via the coding sequence ATGAAGATTAATAAAAAAATACTCAGTTGGAGCCTTTATGACTGGGCTAATAGTGCTTTTGCTACAACAGTATTAGCCGGATTTTTCCCAACTTTTTTTAGATCATATTGGTCCACAGGGGATAGTGTAGATACTACCTTCTATTTAGGACTTGCAAGTTCTATATCATCCCTAGTAGTTGCAGTATTAGCCCCATTTTTAGGAGCAATAGCTGATAAAACTTCAACTAAAAGAAAGTTTTTACTATTTTTTAGTTTTATAGGAATAATAATGACTGGGTCTCTATCCCTTATTCAATCTGGGAATTGGCCTATGGCCCTTATGTTTTTTATATTAGCATCAATTGGTTGGTCTGGTGGTAATCTCTTTTATGACTCTTTAATAATTGGGGTTGCAGAACAGGATGAGAAGATGTGTGATGACGTCTCTGCTTTAGGTTTTAGTCTAGGGTATATAGGAGGAGGTCTACTGTTTTTAATAAATGTATTAATGTTTAAATTTCCAGAATCTTTTGGATTTCCCAATGGGATTGTTGCAGTAAAAGCATCCTTTTTATCTGTAGCTATCTGGTGGGCCATCTTTTCTATTCCACTTTTTATATTTGTTAAAGAGCCTAAAGTAGATAAGAAGTTATCAATTTTAGGAGCTATCAAAGCAGGTCTAAGTCAATTGAAAACTACTTTTAAGGAGATTCAAAAACTTAAGGTTGTATTTACTTTTTTATTAGCCTATTTTTTCTATATAGATGGTGTTGATACAATAATCAAAATGTCTGTAAATTATGGCGCTAGTTTAGGGTTTAAATCCGAATCCTTAATTGTTGCCCTTCTAATAACCCAGTTTATAGCTTTTCCTGCAGTACTTATCTTTAATATGATAGGTAGAAAAGTTGGGGTGAAAAACTCACTTTATGGTGCTATTTTTGCCTACTCTCTTATTACAATTGCTGGTCTTTTTATGCAAAACGAGACACATTTTTATATTTTAGCAATTTTTATTGGCCTTTTCCAAGGTGGAGTTCAGGCTGCAAGTAGAAGCTATTTTACTAGGCTTATACCAAAGGATAAGGCTGGGGAGTTTTTTGGCTTCTATAATATGTTAGGTAAGTCAGCTGCTATTCTTGGACCATTTTTAGTCGCTATTGTAACTAAATTAACCGGTAGTAATCGAGTAGGGATGATTTCTATTTTATTACTATTTATTTTAGGTTTTATTTTCCTTAAAAGAGTTAATACAGAGAAGGGGAAAGAGTTAGCACAGATTTTGTAA